The Larimichthys crocea isolate SSNF chromosome I, L_crocea_2.0, whole genome shotgun sequence genomic interval GGCACGATGCATGTGGaaaggtcaaacaaacaacatttaagCTGCGTTATGTAATTAGGTACATAGCTGCAAACTCATGCaaagaaactgttttctgttactgaacttcaaatgtttaaactgaGCCTGAGTGACGaaacagtgtttacagagaGATTAACGGCTTCAGCTTTGTTtcagagctacacacacacacattatatctGAACCTGGTGATGTATCGATATtcagaaagaagacaaagaggaagaatcCTCACCATGAGAGTTGGGCTCTGGAAGAGTCTCTCTGGCAACCAAGTGCATGACGGTCGTTCGGCCCGTGGCAGCTttagagctttaaaaaaagaaatattattatttattggaTATTTTATAGTACGACCCTATCCACGTTATATGATGAAAGATTTATGTCTGTGAtaaagtttttactttttaggCAAACTGTCACTAATAATGCTGTTGCTGTCAACATCATCGGTCTAATTTGTTagttaaaatgtttcctttcaAGCTTTAGATATTGATGATTGTGCCCCCTTAATAATCCTGGATCCCCTCGTATAATATTGAAATACAAAAGACAAATTTTAAGATGGACAGGGTGAGATGAATTTCTCTTCACAAATCATACACATTTGTGCCGCCTGTCTCTATCCCATATAGGTGTCACTGACCTCTCATTCaggaaatattgtttatttatactcTTTTTTAAACAGCAACATAATCCAAGCACAGAGAAGGAAGGAGGCTGATTGGCTGCAGTGAGTACAAGGACAGGGGGGTGAATGACAGCGTTTGATAAGAACACGTATAATTAACAACGCTGTGGACAGCAGTTTTGTTTACGACCCCTCAACCCACGTTATTTTCCTGTTACACCTTGCCTTACCACACTGCCTCAGAATATGAAGACGCTGGTGAACTGACACTGATTAGGCCACACATTCTTGGCCATTACTGGCCAATATTTTATAAAATCCTGCAGTTGTACCAATGACTCTCTCAACCTAAATATGATACACCTAAAACTCCATACAACCACTTAAACCTGAGGAAAGTTTATGAAACTTCAGATACAAAGTTATGGGTGGTTCGTTGTTATCTACAGGAGTGTTTTTAGTAAGGAGAGATAATAAGGTGGTATTTGTGTCTTCTTTGCTTAGACATGGTCTTACCTCCCAGGGTAACGTTGCCATGAAGGAAGCGTCCCGGAAGATAAGGCGCAGTATGCTGGGAAtgctcacctctcctcctcccatcctgTCACAGAGCGAGAGGACAAGTGCATCACTTACTACGACCCAAACTCATGCTGAAATATACCGATACAGATACAtgtaagtttaaaaaatgatatatatCTGGCATTAGACGCCTCATGTCGCAGCATCGCAAGCATCCTTCTTGCACTTGGACTTGTTCTCTCCTATCACCCTGCAAGACCTCTTTGATCAAAGCTGTCTTCATATAAAAAATCTTAAGAGAAAGTTGTTGGCAAACAGCTCACTGTTGCTTCACAGCTGCACACAACATTTTAGATACATTTCATCGACACAGATCATCTCAGATCTACAATGACATAATGATGTTTCTGACACAGGTCATTTCACTGTTGGTGCTTCTGGATCTGAGACAGCTTTTGATATGTGGATCACTGCATCCTGATTAAAGGCTTTAGATGGATATTGCTGAGAGCGCCCTGGACTGGttctctttttatcttttgGATAGAAGCTTTTCTGTGTCCCTACATGTTGAATCTCTGTCCTGTGGTGTGCCTCAGGGTTCCACCTTGGGTCCCTTATCGTTTGCCTTATACAGGCTTCTGTTAGGTCACATCATTAGCAAGTTTAAATGCATCACTTTTATCACTCTTTGCTGACATTAGCAAGTTTATCACTTTTATCACTCTTATGCTGATGATATTCAACTGTGTGTGTcgtgactgtctgtctgattgCCATTAAGGACTGCGTGGCTAACCAGTTTTTGCagttaaacacagaaatgactGAGGTCCTCATGATTGCATCCATAACTTCAATGGTTGCCCAGTGTATTCGGTATGTCTCTTCAGCTATAAAGTCTAGTTTAAGAATCTTGGTGTTATATTTGCACCTCGAACAACATATAAAGCCAGTCACCACTTGCAATGAAACACTGCCAAACTCAAGGCTGTAGTATCACAACCTAAGCTACAGATGATCATTTACTCATTTAtatcatctattttttttaattataaaacaaagtatataaggtttattaaattaaaagattATACATGGGCAACAATGGCAAGAAAACTGCCCTAGCAAAGGAAATAGAACAATTAACCCagttaattattaatatcatGCTAATATAATTTACAATCAAAATGACAATCTGTGAAATATACgaacattaaagaaataaatcctgTAAAAACATACCTGCAGGCCAGTTCTCAAACACATGCTTGGCGATGTCTGTGGCCGAGTCATTCGGGGAGAAAGTAAAGTCTTGCGTTTTCCCACTGACCAGGATAAGGCGGAGGTGCACctataacaaaaacaaacaaacaaaaaacagctcagCCTGGGTCCATATGAGACGAGACAAACGCCAAACTTCCATTTAAGTTCTTCCTAATTAGTTGCGGTGAACGCCCTCCACTTCCTCTAACCTCTTCAGACATGGGTCGACCTTCAGGAGGCTGAGAAGAGACGGGCATTCCAGTCTAATTAGATTTATCCACACCAGATCTCCACCCTTTGACTGGGCGACTTCATTCACTGAGGGCTTACACTGAAGTGAGCCACTGTTGCCAAAGAGGACAACAGATATGGGTGGGGCCGAGGGGGGGAACACTGGCTCTTTAGTATCCAGGGCGCTGCGAGCTCCTCTCCGGGCTGTCGGCCTAATGCGATAACCCCAGGTGTCCCAGACAGCTCTGGGCCATGTTATTAAATTTACATGGCCAGTGCGTAGCCCCAAGGGGgactgtgcatatgtgtgtgtgtgtgtgtgtgtgtgtgtgtgtgtgtgtgagcgtctTTAACAGTCAGGCTACACAAACCTAATctgttaaaactaaaaataaaaaggttgtTGTGTGAATGCCTTGAAGCACTAAATAGTACACTGACATCAGGAAATCCCTTCACACACAATCTACtataagaaaaaacatcaaaacaaaatcaattgACAAACAGAAACTGTAATTAATCTTTCAAGTGTAAACTTCGAGGACACTTTTTCCAGATTCTCaatgatgatttgctgctttcatGTGAACCTTCTTATGTGGTTAAAACTGACGCAAGATGAAGAACAGACCAGATAATTAGAGAATAAAAATCAGCTTCTTAATTGATActtgaaaataaacattagcTGTAGTCCTGTACTGTGGTACAGTTAATAGTCACGCATACAAACATTAATTATTACTatgacagcagcaggaaacaatTTGCGCCAAGACTGAAGCAGATTTTCAGCTTTGAGTGTGAGTCACATTCATGTTGAGTGAACAGAGATTTTTATACATAAACTTCATACAAAGTCCACCAATTtcacaatattttaaaatactaaTAATCTTTTTAAGTTTATATGTGAACACAGAACAGATGAGATCTTAAGTATTACATCCTAATCAGTGAGGAGGCACACGGTCAGGTTGTGGACTATAAAAGGTCTCGACAGATAGAAAGAATTCAATTAACATTTACATGGTTATAACAATCCCATTTCACCAGTATTTAAGGTTTTTAATTATCGCCATAATGTGGATAGAGTTGATCTACTGgagcatttaatttattgtttttgttgaaagaGAAATCAGATCTCACATCCACAATCtacaaaatgagacaaaatTGCTCACCTCTTTATAGAAACATTAACATAAGGGCAGGTAAATTTTAGGAAAATTCAACATtaagacaagaaaacaaatagtTCTTTGGCCAAATCAATCATCTGAACCCAGCCCAAACTGTAAAACCGACATTAAAATAAAGCTTCAACTTACTGAAAACCACATGAttgttctctcacacacacaccttgttggtttgttttgattgtttttgtcaatgaTACAATGtctattaatatatttatttatttatgggaGAAAAGTTTGTTCTTGTATTTCTGTATAtatgatgtttcatttttgtgaataaaaaataaataaataaagcttcaaCTGAAGATGGAGCATCACAAGGACAAAggatggatgaaatgaaaaccCCacccatatacagtatatactgtatatctggtAAAATGTTGAATTTCTTATCATCATGTACaatattttactgtttcatCTCACATAACAACTATTAATAGATGTTTATTCAAACAAACTGTGGTTTGTGGCTTCATTAACACCGATTTCCAGCAGCCTTGCacctacatgtgtttttaaatgggtcacttgttactttgtgcaatgacaataaagtttaatctaatctaatctaactcTCGGGTTTCAAGCAGTCGTCAGTAGCAGAGCGTTTGCAATCATGGTTTTACATTTATACTCATAAGTCCACTTATTTTATCAGTCGGTACCGTCAGCTCATGCTCAGGGTTGAAACATCACTCTGACCTAAATTATTGATCCACTTTGGATCTAAGTTGTCTAATTTATGCTGCAGCAAGTACTGTTCCTTATTCGTCCATTAATCCATCATCTCTAATCAATCATGCTGCTACTCCAAACATTACTTTGAGGGGTGAAAACATCCAATCAACTAAATCTTTACTGGGATGTCTCTACTGACAGAAGGGATTAATTTTTCCCGACATCTGACCTTCGAAAGGTGGCACATGAACTTTCTTTGGTTCACAAATCACAGAGGAGAGAACAAAGAGACTTAACCACGAGGTGTGACGTCAGGAAGGGACGACCCCACTCTCTGATCTGTTTACAAATACAATCCTCCCTCGGTGGTCCTCTGCCCTCCCATCCCCCCTCTCTGAACTGAATAACCTCAATGTGGGGTTACATACCCATGTCATCATTAACAAGCTTTGTCCCCCATCCCTGTCCCCCATCCCTTTcatcaacacaacaaaataacaacaaagtcAAATCTGCCTGGTTACTCATGGCAACATCCTGCAGCTTCACAAAGGTCCTCGAGGTCCACCAATCCAAAAGGAAGACATTAAATCCTTCAAACGCtgttgtgaattaaaaaaaagggttaaCAGAGATACCAGGGGCATTTCTGAAGTttcctaaaaacaaaacaaaccacgCAATATGATTAAATCCTACTCTGCCTTACTGTACGGATGTAGGTGTCCCTagataaaacattaaacttttttgtttaattgtgtctatgtgtgtctcAAAggccacaacaaaaaaaatacaattttgagaataatctgctgattatttttacaATTAAGAAACTacagaaattattaaaaactCCCATGAATGTATGCAATTCACAACTCcatacagcagaaaaaaaaggtgaaaatttgggaattcataataataaatgtcaacaaatttgacttttttactttaaaatctattgTAAATTATTAACAGATCCTCACAattgttgcagattaattttgttttactgGAATAACTGCCCTAAACACTAGCACTAAAACAACTGATTGTCTCATtgacatgaaattaaaatttctccttctcttttaaTACGTTCAGGTTACACAACCAGCATCCAGAGATTGTAACTGtgagatatatatacatatatatatgtatgtatgtataattatAATTTCTACCGCTTCCTGTGGCGGTGGTGTTGGGGGGCTGTGGGGGTTCAGGATTTATTAAGAGGGCACAATCAATTGACATCTAAACCTTGAAAGGAAAGTAGGGCAACGTTTTAACTGAGATTAGACAGATGGCGTTCACAGGAACAGCAGTCACGGCCCCGGCGTTTGTTAATCCATCCTGCTCCCTCCCCAAACCTAAATTATTTGAACTTGGGGAAACGTTCATGTAATGTTGTCACAGTGTTTTCAGACAATGCAAAGACTTCACGTGCCATCATCAAGCAGCCTTTAGCTCTGGGTTGCTGTGGTAACATAACTTCAGACCCTCACTCACCATATCAAGATCCCTCTGGGTGGTCATGGCTCAGGAAGGATGAAGGCCGTGGAcgaggagcagagaggacaggacTGGTGCGCTTCAGCTGCTGGAGAAGGGGCCAGAGccctgacacaaacaacacaaacactgtgaggCAGCTTCCCACAGCCTGGCACCATAACTGCACATATCATCCATTATCCAGCGAGCTAACGTCACATTATCAATCAGACGTCAAACCTGCAAATGATCGATCAGTTACCTGAAATTAAAGTAGTGAGCAGACAGGCTCACCTCACCACGGTTTATGtgattaaaataacaaacttaGCAGTCCGGCTGCGGCAGAGGTTAGCTCCGAAGCTAAGGTCTTTTAACACTTAACGTGAAGCTAGTCAGGCTAGCGGGCTAATGTTTCTTCTGCATCCAGCCTCGGCTGCACATCAGCTGGCTTGTGGCGATAAAGCAGCGGAtgctttaaaactgaaaatgtatctCACTCGGAGCACAACAACCAGCACCGAGCGTCCCCCTGACACATTTTGAAACCGAGCTCTGCGAGCAGGAAGGCTACAGTTAGCATTAGCTGCCGTGTTAGCGTATGCAAATCCTGCTCTCGCCTGGTTAGCTGCGGGCTAGCTGGCTAACCAAACGTGCAAACGGTGATTTGTGTCGCGTCGACCTCACCTGCATCTGATGACTACGATGGATGTTTGCATTCAGTTGAAATGACGAATCAGTGGGGGGCGATTTCGATGAGGAAAATATCGAGTGTAGATTGCTATCGCTGACTGTGGGTATCGGTGGCTAATGGACGGGAAGACGCCGGATGTCAGCTGGTTGTAAACACAGAGAACGAACCGCAAAGGCTGCTGGGAGTTGAAGTCCACAACGCGTAAGGGCTGACCTAATATAAAAACAGCAACCtttctgctgcttcatattctgcATTCATTGTGGAACTTGTTGGTTAATTTGATGAACTTTTCATGTATTTAGACAGTGTGTTACTTATGACGTTGGTTCAAGACACATTTCGCAATAATTTTCCAATTTATGTCATGCTTTGgtgaaaaatagaagaagagatagaagaagaagaagagatactttattaatccccccaacggggaaattctttttttcactcagtttttatttacatgcattttttaaccccaaacacacatacagcacaaaggctcatagacatgcaatgtggagagagatggtggagtgatgggcagccagccagagcaGCGCCCTGCAAGCCcttcggtgccttgctcaagggcacatcggcaatgcccaggaggtgaactggcacctctccagctaccagtccaccttctaTAATTTGgatccatgctggacttgaaccggccaccctccagttcccaagccaagtctctatagactttataaataaataaataaatggtccAAAGGCGTgacaatctccataagtcccaatgttaaaatgtccaacttcacagcagaaataaacagcctggtacaaaaaaacagttttggtctctttagctaattcctcattcatgacaactgtactgagggtgatttttttaaatagaactcacctgttaaaattatattaaggcttaaagttatgcataattaacagcataacagctttgattgacaggtaagtggtGGTACAGATCAGTCCTAGTAGTTCTACTAACAGTCCACACTAAAAGTCCACTTACTGCCTTTGTCCAGAACCACATCACATGGTCTTCATTGGCAGATTGAGTTTGTTCTGTTGTCATGAAGATTATTAGTATGACAATTGCACAAACTCCTTGGAGACTGTGAAATGTCCCGCTCAACCAGGTTATTACATTTGAAACTTGTGCAATACTGACTGTGGCAGTGGACcaaatgattaaaacagaagagacagaaatagtTCAGTGCAGTTTGGATTTTTGTTGTCCATGACGAAGACACACATTTTACCTGAGCTCACATATCAGTACACATACACAGGTCCAGTTTTGTTCAAGACACAGGATAGAAAAAGCTGCAGACAAGCACGCATTCTCTGGTTCCTGAAGTTGATCCCATGAGACATCAGGTGAGTCATGGTAGCTATCA includes:
- the ubl3b gene encoding ubiquitin-like protein 3b isoform X2, with amino-acid sequence MTRPQTSPSMCLRTGLQDGRRRGEHSQHTAPYLPGRFLHGNVTLGALKLPRAERPSCTWLPERLFQSPTLMVKGTEKKPQRATAVSSCKQQKRHPYPLT